One segment of Metallosphaera cuprina Ar-4 DNA contains the following:
- the coaBC gene encoding bifunctional phosphopantothenoylcysteine decarboxylase/phosphopantothenate--cysteine ligase CoaBC, with translation MHPSKKIVGTLSNELSGKSILLGLTGSVSLYKSIDLARTLMRKGADVKVIMSQEAVKLISSEMLKWATGNQVTIGLSGELEHVSLAEENDGFLIAPATANTLVKLAEGIADNPIISTALNFMGYGKPIAVVPAMHLPMYVSPQVNRAINRLKEMSVNVIEPDVVGDLAHYPDLDLIVSDFEVQLLRGKDLKGLRMIVTAGPTREYMDPVRFISNPSSGKMGVSLANEAYFRGADVYLVHGPLSGNTKNFVKKSIPVETTEQMSNSVLSLVEKGYKIVIMAAAPADFKFKDTKSKKIDSHTEVPKVELEKTVKISSVIRGKAFLVGFSAETADNDDELIEKARIKKERHGFNVIIANNVARRDIGFSSEYNEVIIIGDNTIRKIGKEQKTIVARYIIDTIKEELKNKNLL, from the coding sequence ATGCATCCTTCTAAGAAGATTGTAGGAACGTTAAGTAATGAATTGTCAGGTAAATCTATCTTACTTGGTTTGACAGGAAGTGTGTCACTCTACAAATCTATAGATCTGGCAAGAACACTTATGAGAAAAGGAGCCGATGTGAAGGTAATTATGAGCCAGGAAGCTGTGAAGCTGATCTCATCAGAGATGCTAAAGTGGGCTACAGGTAATCAAGTCACTATAGGACTTAGTGGGGAACTTGAACATGTAAGCTTAGCTGAGGAAAATGATGGGTTCCTAATAGCACCGGCTACCGCTAACACCTTGGTTAAGCTTGCCGAGGGAATAGCAGATAATCCTATAATTTCCACCGCACTGAATTTCATGGGTTACGGAAAGCCAATAGCTGTAGTCCCAGCAATGCACCTGCCTATGTATGTGTCGCCTCAAGTAAATAGAGCAATAAACAGGCTGAAAGAGATGTCAGTAAATGTAATAGAACCGGATGTAGTAGGCGATCTAGCTCATTATCCAGACCTAGACCTCATTGTATCAGATTTTGAGGTTCAACTTCTAAGAGGAAAAGATCTAAAAGGGTTAAGAATGATAGTTACGGCTGGGCCCACCAGGGAGTATATGGATCCTGTTAGATTCATAAGCAATCCTAGTAGTGGTAAAATGGGCGTGAGCTTAGCAAACGAGGCTTACTTTAGGGGAGCTGACGTTTATCTAGTTCACGGTCCCCTAAGTGGCAATACTAAGAATTTTGTAAAAAAATCAATACCAGTTGAAACAACTGAACAGATGTCAAATTCAGTTTTATCACTAGTTGAGAAAGGTTATAAAATAGTTATCATGGCTGCTGCGCCTGCTGATTTTAAATTCAAGGACACTAAATCGAAAAAGATAGATAGTCACACAGAAGTTCCTAAGGTAGAACTAGAGAAGACTGTCAAAATCTCCTCTGTAATTAGAGGTAAGGCATTTCTAGTTGGATTCTCGGCCGAAACCGCAGATAATGATGACGAGTTAATAGAGAAAGCCAGAATAAAAAAGGAGAGACATGGCTTTAACGTAATAATAGCAAATAACGTAGCAAGACGAGACATAGGGTTTTCATCAGAATATAATGAAGTAATAATAATAGGAGATAATACTATAAGGAAGATTGGTAAGGAACAGAAAACTATAGTAGCTCGTTACATCATTGATACTATCAAGGAAGAGCTTAAAAATAAGAACTTATTATAG
- a CDS encoding glycosyltransferase: protein MIEKYAEIIGENELDALFKISEKLKGVSVLHVNSTQKGGGVAEILNKLVPIMNELGIKTDWKVIRGDNEFFSVTKSFHNALQNGKGNLDNDNFAIYKKWQEINSTEVPLDYDVIFVHDPQPAGLVEKKGKQKWIWRCHIDISNPYPPVWDFLKNYIQKYDSMIVSSPVFGRSDINVPQFVVPPAIDPLSVKNREISSFTIERILRKFDVDPGRPLITQISRFDRAKDPQGVITAFKGLKKHIDAQLVYLGSPASDDPEGEIVYEETLKAAEGVKDVHLLLLPPDSDLEVNAFQRGASVVMQKSIKEGFGLTVSEAMWKGKAVIGGNTGGIPLQILHGYTGYLVNTPEEATHYLIYLLRNDEIRERIGRLAKEHVRNNFLITRELRDYLMVILLTMGKSG from the coding sequence ATGATTGAAAAATATGCAGAGATAATAGGCGAAAATGAGTTAGATGCGTTATTTAAGATAAGTGAGAAGTTAAAAGGAGTGTCTGTTCTCCACGTTAATTCGACGCAAAAAGGTGGTGGTGTTGCTGAAATACTCAATAAATTGGTTCCAATAATGAATGAACTAGGAATAAAAACTGACTGGAAGGTTATACGAGGAGATAATGAGTTCTTTTCTGTAACTAAGAGCTTTCATAACGCTCTACAAAACGGAAAAGGTAACCTAGATAATGACAATTTTGCCATTTATAAAAAATGGCAAGAAATAAATTCTACAGAAGTTCCACTGGATTATGACGTGATATTCGTTCATGACCCGCAACCTGCTGGATTGGTTGAGAAGAAAGGAAAGCAGAAATGGATCTGGAGGTGTCATATAGATATTTCTAACCCTTACCCTCCAGTCTGGGACTTCCTAAAGAATTATATTCAAAAATACGATTCCATGATAGTCTCTTCCCCAGTATTTGGCAGAAGCGACATCAACGTACCGCAGTTTGTTGTACCACCTGCAATAGATCCGCTAAGCGTTAAAAATAGGGAGATATCAAGCTTTACTATAGAGAGAATATTAAGGAAGTTCGATGTAGACCCAGGGAGACCTCTAATTACTCAAATCAGCAGATTTGACAGAGCGAAGGATCCTCAAGGGGTGATAACGGCTTTTAAGGGACTTAAGAAACATATAGATGCCCAGCTGGTCTACTTAGGGAGTCCAGCTTCAGATGATCCAGAAGGAGAAATCGTGTATGAAGAAACATTAAAGGCAGCAGAGGGAGTAAAAGATGTCCATCTTCTACTCCTTCCACCAGATAGTGATTTAGAAGTTAACGCATTTCAGAGAGGAGCTAGCGTAGTTATGCAAAAATCCATCAAGGAAGGATTTGGCCTCACCGTCAGCGAGGCTATGTGGAAAGGGAAGGCTGTAATAGGAGGCAATACAGGAGGTATACCTCTACAAATACTTCATGGATACACAGGATATCTCGTTAATACCCCTGAGGAAGCCACTCATTATCTGATATATTTGCTTAGAAACGACGAAATACGTGAAAGAATAGGAAGACTAGCTAAAGAGCACGTTAGGAATAACTTTCTTATAACGAGAGAGTTAAGAGACTACCTTATGGTAATATTACTTACCATGGGTAAATCTGGCTAA
- a CDS encoding DUF5752 family protein produces the protein MTKISDNKARNRFEFYAAYYPQIYAGKKAYTVDELIEGIKNVDGFSIFYHVFHPVFSSHAIPLDVHNDFAFWIREQLHDESLAYKVSDVEGGEPRTVEQVRDDILKILETSTNKVRAEKPFHFITCRPVIFNTMKVASSIDEFIDVLSSITMRSIVYHFVFRRVMGYAPRNDFSLWLQQEFNAAELADALSKIDPQTYTNEESLRKDILIKISKVIYS, from the coding sequence ATGACAAAGATCTCTGATAACAAAGCTAGGAACAGGTTTGAGTTTTATGCAGCTTATTATCCCCAAATATATGCAGGGAAGAAAGCATATACAGTAGACGAATTAATTGAAGGTATCAAAAACGTTGACGGTTTCTCTATATTTTATCACGTGTTTCATCCAGTTTTTTCTAGTCATGCAATTCCCTTAGATGTCCATAACGACTTCGCTTTCTGGATAAGGGAGCAGCTTCACGACGAGTCTTTAGCATATAAGGTTTCGGATGTAGAGGGCGGAGAGCCTAGAACTGTTGAACAAGTAAGAGACGACATTCTAAAAATATTAGAAACTTCTACTAATAAAGTTAGAGCGGAGAAACCTTTTCATTTTATTACATGTAGACCTGTTATATTTAATACAATGAAGGTTGCGAGCTCTATTGATGAATTTATTGATGTACTCTCTAGTATCACAATGAGATCTATTGTATACCATTTCGTCTTCAGGAGAGTTATGGGATACGCTCCAAGGAACGATTTTTCATTATGGCTACAGCAAGAGTTCAATGCGGCTGAGCTAGCTGATGCTCTATCTAAGATAGACCCGCAGACTTATACAAACGAAGAGTCATTAAGAAAAGATATACTAATAAAAATCAGTAAGGTGATCTATTCATGA
- a CDS encoding metallophosphoesterase family protein has protein sequence MVSNLPCKEDVIERINEMRMQVVGLGDVECPQHIINFKGILGEMEGITARKYLETNNLIITKLLDLSSDFSTPFVIVHEPPYGVGTGKILNVNVGSRLTRSRILAYRPKVVFHGHSEVQREVYFNETKVISIGSGFLGQFVIYQGEGKYIYINLND, from the coding sequence ATGGTATCAAACCTCCCATGCAAAGAAGATGTAATTGAAAGGATAAATGAAATGAGAATGCAGGTAGTAGGCTTAGGGGATGTTGAATGTCCTCAGCACATTATTAACTTTAAGGGGATATTAGGGGAGATGGAAGGTATAACGGCTAGAAAGTATTTAGAAACGAATAACTTAATTATAACAAAGCTTTTAGATTTATCAAGTGATTTTTCTACTCCCTTTGTAATAGTTCACGAGCCGCCATACGGAGTGGGGACAGGTAAGATTTTGAACGTTAATGTGGGTTCAAGATTAACCAGATCACGGATACTGGCCTATAGACCTAAGGTAGTGTTTCATGGGCATTCCGAAGTTCAACGAGAAGTTTATTTTAATGAAACAAAGGTTATATCAATAGGATCAGGCTTTTTGGGACAATTTGTAATATATCAGGGGGAAGGAAAATATATTTATATTAACTTGAATGATTAG
- a CDS encoding triphosphoribosyl-dephospho-CoA synthase, with product MLKDIYNYCNEVGLRLSLASVLESSIPKPGNASPLQDIETVSYKSLVISALKLLPKYREACIRGYYHKLPIMDLLYQAVDSSFSLLGTSLLLLPLAYSSSLSLDINSLLSRASQLITVMNERDWYWFSKSLSLISPSYLGRAEKMDYRKENLNMWEVLQWSATFDSISREMIKGYPLTMKVFDMISRNVCGSFYKSVQGAFVHLLSIEPDSLISRKWGHRTALEVSKIASEISICPSDNELDAFNKFLLSKKLNPGSTADIIAAGIGVYEIYELFVNGIKPPMQRRCN from the coding sequence ATGTTAAAGGATATATACAATTATTGTAATGAAGTTGGCCTGAGGCTCTCCCTTGCATCCGTATTGGAATCCTCAATACCAAAGCCAGGTAACGCCAGCCCTCTTCAGGACATTGAGACTGTGAGTTATAAGAGCTTGGTGATTTCTGCACTAAAATTGTTACCGAAATATAGAGAGGCTTGCATTAGAGGATATTATCATAAGCTCCCTATCATGGATTTACTATATCAAGCGGTAGATTCATCTTTCTCACTTCTTGGCACATCTCTTCTCCTCCTCCCCTTAGCATATTCGTCGTCTCTTTCTTTAGATATTAACTCTTTATTGAGCAGAGCTTCGCAACTTATTACTGTAATGAATGAGAGAGATTGGTATTGGTTTAGTAAATCCTTATCCCTAATTTCTCCTAGTTATTTGGGTAGGGCAGAAAAAATGGATTATCGTAAGGAGAACCTAAATATGTGGGAGGTTCTTCAGTGGTCTGCAACTTTTGATTCTATATCTAGAGAGATGATTAAAGGCTATCCACTCACTATGAAGGTATTTGATATGATAAGTCGCAACGTTTGTGGCTCTTTCTATAAGTCCGTTCAGGGAGCATTCGTCCATCTACTCTCTATAGAGCCAGATAGTCTTATCTCAAGAAAATGGGGTCATAGGACTGCATTGGAAGTGTCAAAGATAGCATCAGAGATTTCAATCTGTCCATCCGATAATGAATTAGACGCGTTTAACAAGTTCTTGTTAAGTAAAAAGCTAAATCCTGGGTCTACCGCAGATATAATAGCGGCTGGAATAGGTGTGTATGAAATATATGAGCTCTTTGTTAATGGTATCAAACCTCCCATGCAAAGAAGATGTAATTGA
- a CDS encoding nucleotidyltransferase domain-containing protein has protein sequence MGRNYFLDKDAVIDKEDRIGFILTNENPPGYLFGYYKYIYTGEGMWKGYTRILKYYGVHNLMTSPQTFLIEPCYGVEFPVIYRSRIKSHLIPEEGLRKLLNNERKSIFTDTLFSLAGKISITRLGVTGSLLLGIEHKKSDLDLVIYGCKEAEDFLSEFNGFEKDLDWIRETSSNYSLELGSVNTLYDVRTRGVYRGIRYSFLFVDDKPAKYCEDVCKPLGVVDVIGEIKGDCRALFYPSVAELYSKEYYQIVSWEGIYSMVLYKGGRAKIRGLELECLNGKKILIGDRNVKGYIQLL, from the coding sequence ATGGGACGAAATTATTTCCTGGATAAAGATGCAGTTATAGATAAAGAGGATAGGATAGGGTTTATACTAACTAATGAAAACCCCCCTGGGTATCTGTTTGGATACTATAAATATATTTATACTGGAGAGGGGATGTGGAAAGGTTATACTAGGATCCTTAAGTATTATGGAGTTCATAACTTAATGACATCACCTCAGACTTTCCTAATAGAACCGTGTTACGGTGTGGAATTCCCAGTCATTTATCGTTCTCGAATCAAATCTCATCTGATTCCAGAAGAAGGATTGAGAAAATTATTAAACAATGAAAGAAAGTCTATTTTTACAGATACGCTATTCTCTTTGGCCGGTAAGATTTCTATAACAAGACTTGGCGTTACTGGTTCGCTTTTACTTGGTATTGAGCATAAAAAGTCCGATCTGGACCTAGTTATCTACGGATGCAAAGAAGCAGAGGATTTCCTCTCAGAATTTAACGGCTTTGAGAAAGATTTAGATTGGATTAGAGAAACTTCTAGTAATTATTCTTTAGAACTAGGCAGTGTGAACACGCTATACGATGTTAGAACAAGAGGAGTGTATCGAGGAATAAGATACTCTTTTCTCTTTGTAGACGATAAACCGGCCAAATATTGTGAGGATGTCTGCAAACCTTTGGGTGTAGTCGATGTGATAGGAGAAATTAAAGGAGATTGTAGGGCCCTCTTTTATCCTAGCGTAGCCGAGCTGTATTCAAAAGAGTACTATCAGATAGTGTCCTGGGAAGGAATATATTCAATGGTTTTGTATAAGGGCGGTAGAGCAAAAATAAGGGGATTGGAATTAGAATGCTTAAATGGTAAAAAGATTCTTATTGGGGACAGAAATGTTAAAGGATATATACAATTATTGTAA
- a CDS encoding DUF1464 family protein: protein MIFAGVDPGSKTYGVAFVDEMGRLVKYEEFLTELVEKDAYVIVNYMLRYKPVLISLPSGHGLPFIRARNIGEFEIFLMTLSLSKRGPLHEFLRASYKTNGITIPSVIELNTVPLYRKKNTIDLGTADKVASAFFYRTLFDSFVLVEAGSKFLSALVVINGIIVDGLGSSIIPGSSGFVDGEAAYLISQYKPLTKSLIYCGGEFERAIEIVEMFSGYYSKIYNIPIIVSGKRKHDVKFGLKFDFRFKEAAVGAAYIASAISGNRYKEYSDMLNSSGTPVDYLSVKGWDEIISWIKMQL, encoded by the coding sequence ATGATTTTTGCTGGAGTAGATCCAGGATCAAAGACTTATGGTGTTGCTTTCGTTGATGAAATGGGGAGATTAGTTAAATATGAGGAATTTTTAACAGAGTTAGTAGAGAAAGATGCCTACGTTATTGTTAACTATATGCTTAGATATAAACCCGTGCTCATATCCTTACCCTCAGGACATGGGTTACCTTTCATAAGAGCTAGAAATATAGGAGAATTCGAGATTTTTCTAATGACGTTGTCTCTTTCTAAAAGAGGGCCTCTTCACGAGTTTCTACGTGCTTCATATAAGACTAACGGAATTACGATACCTTCTGTAATAGAACTCAATACCGTACCATTGTACAGGAAGAAGAATACGATAGACTTAGGTACAGCCGATAAGGTGGCATCAGCCTTCTTCTATAGAACCCTCTTTGATAGTTTTGTACTCGTTGAAGCGGGTTCCAAGTTTCTCTCGGCGTTAGTCGTAATTAACGGGATAATCGTAGATGGTCTAGGAAGCTCAATCATACCTGGCTCTTCTGGTTTCGTTGATGGTGAGGCTGCATACTTAATCTCTCAATATAAACCTTTAACCAAGTCACTTATATACTGTGGAGGAGAGTTTGAGAGGGCCATTGAAATTGTAGAGATGTTTTCGGGTTATTACTCTAAAATCTATAACATTCCAATAATAGTTTCTGGCAAAAGGAAACATGATGTAAAATTTGGTTTAAAGTTCGATTTTAGATTTAAAGAAGCAGCCGTTGGAGCCGCATATATAGCGTCTGCTATAAGTGGGAACAGATATAAAGAGTATAGTGATATGCTTAATAGCTCTGGGACTCCTGTTGATTATCTGAGCGTAAAGGGATGGGACGAAATTATTTCCTGGATAAAGATGCAGTTATAG
- a CDS encoding archease — MMGFEFFDHTADIGIHAWGDTLEEAFVNSALAVFEVMTDTSKIQPIISIDIELDGYDLENLLYKWIESLLYYYDTEILVFSKFHVEIKNLHLKAKAFGEKFDGRRHESRTVVKAMTYHEMSIKFGKRVDITFVVDI; from the coding sequence ATTATGGGTTTTGAGTTCTTTGATCACACAGCAGATATAGGGATACATGCTTGGGGGGACACTCTTGAAGAAGCGTTTGTAAACTCAGCTCTAGCTGTGTTTGAAGTCATGACCGACACTTCCAAAATTCAACCTATCATCTCAATAGACATAGAACTAGACGGTTATGACTTAGAGAATCTACTTTATAAGTGGATAGAGTCTCTCCTCTATTACTATGACACTGAGATACTAGTTTTTAGCAAATTTCATGTGGAAATAAAAAATCTTCATCTTAAAGCTAAAGCGTTTGGAGAAAAGTTCGACGGGAGAAGACACGAGAGTAGAACAGTAGTGAAGGCCATGACATATCATGAAATGTCCATAAAGTTTGGTAAAAGAGTTGATATAACTTTTGTAGTCGATATATAA
- the cedA gene encoding DNA import protein CedA codes for MDVFELLGISEDLAGLTYFIGTLIMALPVPIQGLKKWGPKLITDGIYSSILVNLYETFLSLLVQIGNVLGTNWNNFFNWVYQLLANELTVYTVIRSYYAALTSVPYSSINPMVGPISMLLSIVSGFMSVTGTLIVISELIYNYVGLIIVIGILLMSMPFRIGRSFGGSMIGFGMVFYIGLPLLPSFLSDFNANILQSISVQSNYSFSVIVTQIIPIYIEGTVLMPLAYLGMLASLSLGVGYAISGMSSRLPIPLDFL; via the coding sequence ATGGACGTATTTGAGCTCCTGGGAATTTCTGAAGATTTAGCCGGTTTAACGTATTTTATTGGAACGTTAATAATGGCTCTACCAGTACCTATACAAGGGTTGAAGAAGTGGGGACCAAAGTTAATAACTGACGGGATTTACTCATCGATTTTGGTTAATCTTTATGAAACCTTTCTTTCATTGTTAGTCCAGATTGGAAATGTTTTAGGAACAAATTGGAATAATTTCTTCAATTGGGTTTATCAATTATTGGCTAACGAGCTAACAGTCTATACTGTTATAAGGAGTTATTACGCAGCACTCACCTCTGTTCCTTACTCTTCCATAAATCCTATGGTGGGCCCAATAAGTATGCTACTCTCTATAGTATCAGGTTTTATGAGCGTGACTGGTACTTTAATAGTGATTTCAGAGCTAATTTATAATTATGTTGGATTAATAATAGTCATTGGAATATTATTAATGTCTATGCCGTTTAGAATAGGTAGATCTTTTGGTGGCTCAATGATTGGTTTTGGCATGGTCTTTTATATCGGTTTACCCTTATTACCGTCGTTTCTATCAGATTTTAATGCAAACATACTTCAGTCGATTTCGGTTCAATCCAACTATTCTTTTTCTGTAATAGTTACTCAGATTATCCCAATTTATATCGAAGGAACTGTATTAATGCCTCTAGCATATCTTGGCATGTTGGCCTCTTTATCTCTAGGAGTTGGATATGCAATATCAGGAATGTCGTCTAGATTGCCCATACCTTTAGATTTCCTTTAG
- the cedA1 gene encoding DNA import protein CedA1 → MSGVESFVQQLTTQVTEIAWSVFILAWAIGWALRGSPIPIFKIKRTGQDFIEDAIMAAFWLALGTTVFTLISYFAGQF, encoded by the coding sequence ATGTCAGGAGTAGAGTCGTTTGTACAACAACTAACCACACAAGTAACTGAGATCGCTTGGAGCGTTTTCATATTGGCCTGGGCCATAGGATGGGCTCTTAGGGGTTCTCCAATACCTATATTTAAGATAAAAAGAACAGGTCAAGATTTCATAGAGGATGCAATAATGGCTGCATTCTGGTTGGCTTTAGGGACGACAGTATTTACACTCATTTCTTATTTCGCAGGACAGTTCTAG
- the cmk gene encoding (d)CMP kinase, producing MIIVVSGPSGSGKTTIARSISAKYGFKFVSGGSIFREKANLKGVDILQFNKEAEKDFYIDKVIDKEILRQANEDNVVIESHIAGWILVNKSSVSIYLWAPLEERARRISKRDGITYQDALLSIIKREQSHYYRFWKYYGIDIQDTSLYDLVINTSKLTQEGVLQLIDIFLNLYQKR from the coding sequence ATGATCATAGTAGTGAGCGGCCCGTCGGGGAGCGGAAAGACCACAATAGCTAGATCTATCTCTGCCAAATATGGTTTTAAATTTGTATCAGGAGGTTCAATTTTCAGAGAGAAGGCAAACTTAAAAGGTGTAGATATTTTACAGTTTAACAAAGAAGCCGAAAAAGATTTCTACATAGATAAAGTGATTGATAAGGAGATCCTAAGACAAGCAAATGAAGATAACGTAGTCATAGAGTCCCATATAGCTGGCTGGATACTGGTGAATAAATCATCCGTAAGTATTTACCTGTGGGCCCCGCTAGAAGAGAGGGCAAGAAGAATATCTAAGAGAGATGGAATAACTTATCAAGACGCTTTACTGAGTATAATTAAAAGGGAACAAAGTCATTATTACAGGTTTTGGAAATATTATGGGATAGATATACAAGATACGTCCTTATACGATTTGGTTATAAATACATCGAAACTCACTCAAGAGGGAGTACTTCAATTAATTGATATTTTTTTAAATTTATATCAAAAGAGATAA
- a CDS encoding 50S ribosomal protein L34 produces the protein MKPFQRTGSIRKIYRRVPSGKSKILVKRERRNKSNCALCKRPLRGDLRSVQRIYGGYLCHICLKNLIKMSMRGNS, from the coding sequence ATGAAACCTTTTCAGAGGACTGGATCAATAAGGAAGATATATAGAAGGGTCCCCTCCGGGAAAAGCAAGATATTAGTAAAGAGGGAAAGACGGAATAAATCTAACTGTGCATTATGCAAGAGACCTCTGAGAGGTGATCTGAGATCGGTGCAAAGGATCTATGGGGGTTATTTGTGTCATATATGTCTGAAAAATTTAATTAAAATGTCAATGAGAGGAAATTCATGA
- a CDS encoding adenylate kinase produces the protein MKLGIVTGIPGVGKTTVLNTIKEILYKENIKFLIMNYGDYMLKTAIEMKYVKNRDEMRKLPLNIQRELQLEAAKNIHKDASSLSEGLSFLDTHAVIRTPGGYLPGLPKHIIEILQPQVIFLIESEPELILKRQEADKTRARSDYSDPNVIKETMDFARLAAMSSAVLVGASVKVIKNIEGDPSIAATQIIRSLM, from the coding sequence TTGAAACTGGGTATCGTTACTGGAATACCTGGGGTCGGTAAAACCACTGTATTAAATACTATAAAAGAAATTTTATATAAAGAAAACATAAAATTTTTAATAATGAATTATGGAGATTATATGCTAAAAACTGCAATTGAAATGAAATATGTAAAGAATAGGGATGAGATGAGGAAGCTACCATTAAACATTCAGAGGGAGTTACAGTTAGAGGCCGCAAAGAATATTCATAAGGACGCCTCTTCTCTAAGCGAAGGTCTGTCATTCTTAGATACGCATGCAGTAATCAGAACACCGGGTGGATATTTACCAGGTCTTCCCAAACATATAATAGAAATTTTACAGCCGCAAGTCATATTCCTGATTGAGAGCGAGCCAGAGCTAATATTGAAAAGGCAGGAAGCTGATAAAACCAGAGCTAGGTCAGACTATTCAGATCCTAATGTAATTAAAGAGACAATGGATTTCGCTAGATTAGCTGCAATGTCCTCAGCTGTATTGGTAGGTGCATCAGTGAAAGTTATAAAGAACATTGAAGGAGATCCCTCTATTGCGGCTACACAGATAATAAGATCATTGATGTGA
- the secY gene encoding preprotein translocase subunit SecY — protein MSLTDALSKLGQVLPAVKKPVDKPTLNQKLLWSIVGVVVYLLMSSVPLYGIQTSALSNFLLEQVIFASTAGTLAQLGIGPIITAGLIMQILVGSKLLNLNLNDEEDKAKFTEAQKGLAFLFILLESFLFGFALSRSSSVFNFNLALIVAGQLIAATYFILLLDELIQKGWGLGSGVSLFILAGTMKIIFWYMFGIVNVQSQNLPVGFFPSLVTTIVTHGNLLELIVNTTKPFQPDLVGLVTTISLIFLIIYLTSINVQIPITSQKLRGIRRTIPLNFLYVSSIPVIFVSVLGADIELFSSMASYISTSASNVLNTIQSAFIFPPPSSTIPHSVYAVVLDPLGAVIYSIVFIVLGILFGIVWVEVSGLDPATQAQNLVDAGIEIPGMRSNPKMIEAVLAKYIYPLAFFSSLIVSVIAVGATLLGVYGTGVGILLAVSIAMQYYSLLAYERSIEMYPLLKRLIGE, from the coding sequence ATGTCACTTACTGACGCTCTATCTAAGTTAGGTCAAGTGTTACCTGCGGTAAAGAAGCCTGTAGACAAGCCTACTTTAAATCAAAAATTGCTTTGGTCCATAGTAGGCGTTGTGGTTTATTTACTGATGTCATCTGTGCCCTTATATGGAATTCAAACCTCAGCTCTAAGCAATTTCTTGTTAGAGCAGGTTATATTCGCGTCTACAGCAGGTACATTGGCTCAGTTAGGTATAGGCCCTATAATAACGGCTGGGCTCATTATGCAAATATTAGTCGGTTCAAAGCTTCTGAACTTAAATTTGAACGATGAAGAAGATAAGGCTAAGTTCACCGAGGCACAAAAAGGTCTCGCGTTCCTCTTTATTCTGTTGGAGTCTTTCTTGTTTGGATTTGCTCTGTCCAGGTCCTCTAGCGTATTTAATTTCAATCTGGCCTTAATTGTAGCTGGTCAATTAATAGCGGCGACGTATTTCATTCTACTTCTAGACGAACTGATCCAGAAGGGTTGGGGTCTAGGATCTGGAGTCAGCCTATTTATTTTGGCTGGTACTATGAAAATAATATTCTGGTACATGTTTGGTATTGTAAATGTACAGTCTCAAAATCTACCTGTAGGGTTTTTCCCATCTCTCGTCACTACTATCGTAACTCACGGAAACTTACTTGAATTAATCGTTAACACGACCAAACCATTTCAGCCTGATTTGGTCGGACTCGTTACAACTATCAGTCTTATCTTCCTGATTATATACTTAACATCAATAAATGTACAGATTCCTATAACTTCACAAAAGTTAAGAGGAATAAGAAGAACCATACCTTTGAATTTCCTTTACGTTAGCAGTATACCTGTCATATTTGTGAGCGTCTTAGGAGCTGATATAGAACTGTTCTCTTCTATGGCGTCTTATATTTCGACATCTGCCAGTAATGTATTAAATACTATACAATCTGCCTTTATTTTCCCTCCACCTAGCTCTACAATACCTCATAGCGTTTATGCAGTAGTACTGGACCCTCTAGGAGCTGTGATATATTCGATAGTGTTTATAGTCCTGGGTATATTATTTGGGATTGTCTGGGTTGAGGTTTCAGGTTTGGATCCAGCTACGCAGGCTCAAAACCTGGTTGATGCAGGCATTGAAATTCCTGGTATGAGAAGCAATCCGAAAATGATAGAGGCTGTACTAGCAAAGTACATCTATCCGTTAGCTTTCTTTAGTTCGCTAATTGTTAGCGTAATAGCAGTAGGTGCGACGTTATTAGGAGTGTATGGTACGGGTGTGGGAATATTGTTAGCCGTGTCCATAGCAATGCAGTATTACAGTCTTTTGGCCTACGAAAGATCTATAGAGATGTATCCACTATTAAAGAGATTGATAGGTGAATGA